A genomic segment from Excalfactoria chinensis isolate bCotChi1 chromosome 15, bCotChi1.hap2, whole genome shotgun sequence encodes:
- the ZNF831 gene encoding zinc finger protein 831, which translates to MEAQKHPGLTAADQALPNSSHQPAQAPSALSQSSAVPPQEQALSQPVYLKALTIPLYQPVQPGCFQPSSQLLAGRSCSNLDSSNIPLILNPLVPSEGTDQPQSVFQKQLGQTLTLNIVSTLPVLSSPNSSVNAPIGSPGKSKNAGKYICKHCGRDCLKPSVLEKHIRSHTGERPFPCTICGIAFKTQSNLYKHRRTQTHVNNTKLPSDSDNTGTPEQSEKAIESITTQQGTKGHGSSYEDRGMQMKQATLETSTVTDSKKLDLSVLATNSASVVSENQDRTHQSFSVKTDQEVSEKEPPSLSFPVALPNGQCHIKKMQEQRAPAANKHVQLQRQQATSSEKQWDYKPFDCKLKKCESTDSGYLSRSDSTEQQLASSSPLHSLCEHSAELENETAFSSSRCTAGSSAKSEPAEKATALMLEKKRLEEHIAKLISHNQIVVDDTQLDNVRPRKTVLSKQGSIDLPMPYTYKDSFHFDIRTSDINRKKNLSLCSAKSTLAPLEKCKPVFFHSVPTQFSTTIDAVPVTRSNSLPFVEGTRAGHDKAGCSKPLSLTKQSVNAGAAALLPSNNLVANLVDFPSSHPRALVRQTAVDDLPLSNVADHPHSEELQTSARLGTGEVVSTKNKKHGQRKLKMFSEEKWQMYGDETFKKIYQKMKSSQHARKVKEKGNKVTDITGSSPDSKESVSSTDIAEEKDVRSSASDSLSSLVTTELNTVKSETGANGNHTPHNKSSEETTDSLTYGMETSHSVNVSAHTAVSKTSQDLRGSNTDKHTGGNNTLPAPNSAGCRLQNTQCQPNTNRVKDNCLPALSSKWEESSPGKESSTFESDYKSTSNNYGNHNRNQETGRHDLMPLWVHCSNRESSGKSQNLPSERKKLKVEVEKKENIISKCCPSPCSESSAVKEAEAACCTITPCPSTAPVKLFSKAEEQKLSTRINESAGGAEDMDCTKTTRLPTKVAPYGDVNPLSHSAGISKASSVGFLRPELRGSDCDTFSLHNTTDKDVKTCPGKTGVQLLSDNAANADDGFWKVQSGQLTPVPSKNSFSPKYILKLPQDKRNTDVSTLLQSEQITPCTSVTDSLTSPPCSSNSRSPCSHSNDVLWSPLKFEVRPKGSKGELRWNVHANWKTPVLCSPVSSETTSILTTADGTFCKEEIMRGAWKNKQNKNQLNYQKQTEGKWMSITTSSAQTPKKKICFTSMYSSGFVISANIKEEKVLHQLCSGGDSLMTTSGQRETSSKDAESTVMGRDTGGSPRVLRDMSPTSEDMEQSQSSKDSSTYLCHSFGTFYCHALTTHCEGFPALCSTSLTSYSESFTVLSTKSTFPSLNAETRLTWCCLTKSLPLPAEQKGNADSAYSSIHTHKESSSERMLSKCDISIFKMKNISKTVAYGLTNKSLKTLPSSFSQGQQMQESCSAAPGGAFKNISEKKKKPSVCKKEKLATNKLKRRHKQNKIKIPPKWYGGRHIHGYTQLKMNRLNKRLWFPNRTLDVLKKGYSSRACKLNQNKCHSPQSKVQENYLHQQKDSSCSASEKLLCVRKKGGKNNSGIFSHIENLNHVKQNNKEDKQDVSGKIREHTRTSFSFQNVAPPEVPMTAHPAHPFPSSVNTAMQEVSSDVELCHLVTQPLVLQRSVPEESQANVQTDSMASSLWSCPFSLSNTVKGDQSVGTNSETTCPLSFGLEASQENGLNVELGNESMGTLDSMIQASERAENQTEENTCSSSKENSTHSSQAGSLHSLGSKAASHLESVSMAKLTHTECTEQENLQEILHLHGAADKNGAHQQTETYGRQHETASSTFKKPSVTLRSPEFNDYSETPSKSYKKRGLEMMRKQTRVEYDDTSSDDEDRLVIEI; encoded by the exons ATGGAGGCCCAGAAGCATCCTGGTCTGACAGCTGCAGACCAGGCACTTCCAAACTCTTCTCATCAGCCTGCACAGGCTCCTTCAGCTCTCAGCCAAAGCAGTGCGGTTCCTCCACAAGAACAAGCACTGTCTCAACCTGTGTATCTAAAAGCCCTCACCATCCCCCTGTACCAGCCAGTCCAGCCAGGATGCTTCCAGCCAAGCAGTCAGCTATTggctggcaggagctgcagcaacCTGGACAGCAGTAACATACCTCTGATCCTGAACCCACTTGTTCCTTCTGAAGGCACAGATCAGCCCCAGTCAGTGTTTCAGAAACAACTCGGGCAAACTCTAACACTGAACATAGTGAGCACTTTACCAGTTTTATCATCACCAAACTCTTCTGTCAACGCACCGATTGGAAGCCCAGGAAAATCAAAAAATGCTGGGAAATATATCTGTAAACACTGTGGTCGAGACTGTTTGAAGCCAAGTGTCCTTGAGAAACATATTCGCTCtcacacaggagagagacccTTCCCATGCACCATTTGTGGTATCGCATTTAAAACTCAAAGTAATTTGTACAAACATAGAAGAACTCAAACACACGTCAACAACACCAAACTACCCTCAGACTCTGACAACACTGGTACACCAGAGCAAAGTGAGAAAGCAATAGAGAGTATCACAACACAGCAAGGCACCAAAGGACATGGCAGCAGCTATGAAGACCGGGGGATGCAGATGAAACAGGCGACTTTGGAGACCAGCACTGTAACAGACAGTAAGAAACTTGACCTTTCAGTGCTGGCAACAAACAGCGCGTCAGTAGTTTCAGAAAATCAAGACAGAACTCATCAGTCTTTTAGTGTAAAGACAGATCAGGAAGTTTCTGAAAAGGAACCTCCAAGTTTATCATTTCCAGTAGCTTTGCCAAATGGTCAGTGTCACATAAAGAAGATGCAGGAGCAAAGAGCTCCAGCTGCCAACAAACATGTTCAGTTGCAAAGGCAGCAAGCAACCTCTTCAGAAAAACAGTGGGATTACAAGCCATTTGACTGCAAGCTAAAGAAGTGTGAAAGCACCGACTCAGGGTATCTGTCACGCTCTGATAGCACGGAACAACAGTTGGCATCCTCCAGCCCGCTGCACAGCCTCTGTGAGCACAGCGCTGAACTGGAAAACGAAACTGCCTTCAGCAGCTCAAGGTGCACGGCCGGAAGCAGTGCAAAGTCTGAGCCAGCTGAGAAAGCTACAGCCTTGATGCTAGAGAAAAAGAGGCTGGAGGAACACATTGCAAAACTTATTTCCCATAACCAAATTGTGGTGGACGACACTCAGTTAGACAATGTCAGGCCCAGAAAAACTGTCCTTTCTAAACAGGGAAGCATAGATCTGCCAATGCCTTATACATACAAAGACTCTTTCCATTTCGACATCAGGACTTCTGACATCAACAGGAAAAAGAACCTTTctctttgttcagcaaaatCTACCTTAGCACCCTTAGAGAAATGCAAGCCAGTGTTTTTTCATTCAGTCCCCACACAGTTCTCCACAACGATCGATGCCGTGCCTGTCACACGAAGCAACTCTCTGCCATTTGTGGAAGGCACAAGAGCAGGGCATGACAAAGCAGGCTGCTCAAAACCGCTGTCTCTTACTAAGCAGTCTGTAAATGCAGGcgctgctgctttgctgcctaGCAACAATCTCGTGGCAAATTTGGTGGATTTTCCCAGCAGCCATCCTCGAGCTCTGGTCAGACAGACTGCAGTGGATGATTTGCCACTAAGTAACGTGGCTGATCATCCTCACTCGGAGGAGCTGCAGACGAGTGCAAGGCTTGGGACTGGAGAAGTGGTCAGCACTAAAAACAAGAAACACGGTCAGAGGAAGCTAAAGATGTTCTCGGAAGAAAAATGGCAAATGTACGGAGATGAAACCTTTAAGAAAatctaccagaaaatgaaaagcagtcaACATGCCAGGAAAGTcaaagaaaaagggaataaGGTTACAGATATTACAGGCTCCAGTCCTGATTCAAAGGAGTCAGTCAGCAGTACTGacattgctgaagaaaaagatgtcAGGAGCTCTGCAAGTGACAGCCTTTCCTCCCTTGTGACAACAGAATTAAACACTGTTAAATCAGAAACTGGTGCTAATGGTAACCATACTCCACACAACAAGTCCTCAGAGGAAACCACAGACAGTTTAACCTATGGAATGGAGACATCACATTCAGTAAATGTGAGTGCACATACTGCAGTGAGCAAAACATCCCAAGATCTCCGTGGCAGCAACACAGACAAACACACTGGTGGCAACAACACATTACCAGCTCCAaacagtgctggctgcaggctgcaaAACACTCAGTGTCAACCCAACACTAACAGAGTGAAGGATAACTGCTTGCCAGCACTGAGTAGCAAATGGGAGGAATCAAGTCCTGGGAAAGAATCCAGTACATTTGAATCAGATTATAAAAGCACTTCAAACAATTATGGAAACCATAACAGGAATCAGGAAACTGGCCGGCATGACCTGATGCCCCTGTGGGTCCACTGCAGCAACAGAGAATCCTCAGGGAAATCCCAGAATTTaccatcagaaagaaaaaagctgaaagttgaagtggagaagaaagaaaacattatttcgAAGTGCTGCCCTAGTCCCTGTAGTGAAAGCAGTGCAGTAAAAGAAGCAGAGGCTGCCTGCTGCACCATCACTCCGTGTCCTTCCACAGCACCAGTGAAACTCTTCAGTAAAGCAGAGGAGCAAAAATTAAGCACGAGAATTAATGAATcagctggaggtgctgaggACATGGATTGTACAAAAACAACCAGACTCCCCACTAAAGTTGCTCCTTATGGTGATGTTAACCCTCTTTCACATTCAGCAGGGATCTCAAAAGCTTCATCTGTGGGATTTCTGAGGCCTGAATTGAGGGGAAGCGATTGCGATACTTTTTCTTTGCACAACACAACAGATAAAGATGTCAAAACATGTCCTGGGAAAACAGGAGTACAACTTCTCAGTGACAACGCTGCTAATGCAGATGATGGATTCTGGAAGGTGCAATCTGGTCAGTTAACTCCAGTCCCATCAAAAAAttccttttctccaaaataTATCCTTAAATTGCCACAAGACAAGAGAAACACTGATGTGTCAACTCTGCTCCAATCCGAACAGATTACACCTTGTACTTCTGTGACAGATTCCTTAACCAGCCCACCCTGCTCTTCCAACAGCAGATCACCCTGTTCCCATTCCAATGATGTGCTTTGGTCTCCTTTAAAATTCGAAGTGAGACCAAAAGGCAGCAAAGGAGAGCTACGATGGAACGTACATGCAAACTGGAAAACTCCAGTACTGTGCTCGCCAGTCAGTTCAGAAACAACAAGTATCTTAACAACAGCAGATGGCACCTTTTGTAAGGAGGAGATTATGAGAGGggcttggaaaaacaaacagaacaaaaatcaattaaattatcaaaaacaaacagaagggaagTGGATGAGCATAACTACTTCATCAGCACAGACCCCAAAGAAGAAGATATGCTTTACTTCTATGTATTCGAGTGGTTTTGTCATATCAGCCAacatcaaagaagaaaaggttttacATCAGCTTTGCTCAGGAGGTGACTCTTTGATGACAACATCAGGCCAGAGGGAAACTTCTAGCAAGGATGCAGAGTCAACAGTCATGGGACGGGACACAGGTGGAAGCCCGCGTGTTCTTAGGGACATGTCACCAACATCAGAAGATATGGAGCAGTCTCAGAGCTCAAAAGATAGCTCCACTTATTTGTGCCATTCCTTTGGCACGTTTTATTGCCACGCTCTCACCACTCACTGCGAAGGATTCCCGGCGCTATGCAGCACTAGCCTGACTTCCTACTCCGAAAGTTTTACAGTATTGAGCACCAAGAGCACCTTCCCATCACTAAATGCTGAAACTCGATTAACCTGGTGCTGTTTAACAAAAAGCCTTCCTCTGCCTGCTGAGCAGAAAGGGAACGCAGACTCTGCTTATTCCTCCATTCACACCCACAAGGAATCCAGCAGCGAGCGCATGTTGTCAAAATGCgatatttctattttcaaaatgaaaaacattagcAAGACTGTGGCCTATGGCTTAACAAACAAGAGCTTAAAAACACTGCCTTCGTCCTTCTCTCAAGGACAACAGATGCAGGAG tcctgctcagcagctcctggtggtgctttcaaaaacatatcagagaaaaagaagaaaccatCAgtttgcaaaaaggaaaaactggcAACAAATAAACTGAAGAGGAgacacaaacagaacaaaatcaaaatCCCCCCCAAATG GTACGGAGGAAGGCACATCCATGGATATACTCAGCTGAAAATGAACCGACTGAACAAGAGACTTTGGTTTCCAAATAGAACACTGGATGTTTTGAAAAAGGGCTATTCATCACGAGCCTGTAAACTTAACCAGAACAAGTGTCATTCTCCTCAGTCAAAGGTACAAG aaaattATCTACACCAGCAAAAGGACTCATCTTGTTCTGCCTCAGAGAAGCTGCTTTGCgtaaggaagaagggaggaaaaaataactcaGGAATATTTTCCCATATTGAAAACCTTAACCACGTTAAGCAAAACAACAAGGAGGATAAACAA GACGTTTCTGGGAAAATCAGGGAACACACAAGAACaagtttctcttttcagaatGTTGCACCTCCGGAAGTACCTATGACAGCTCATCCAGCTCATCCCTTTCCGTCCTCAGTAAATACAGCCATGCAGGAGGTCAGCAGTGATGTGGAACTTTGCCATTTAGTGACACAACCCCTTGTGCTTCAACGATCAGTTCCAGAGGAGTCACAAGCAAATGTTCAGACAGACTCAATGGCATCTTCTCTTTGGTCTTGTCCTTTCAGTCTCTCAAATACAGTCAAAGGGGACCAATCTGTTGGCACAAACTCAGAGACTACTTGTCCTCTTTCCTTTGGTCTAGAGGCAAGCCAAGAAAATGGGCTGAATGTAGAGTTAGGGAATGAAAGCATGGGTACGTTAGATTCGATGATTCAGGcttcagaaagagcagaaaatcaaactgaagaaaatacatgctCATCTTCCAAGGAAAACTCAACCCACAGTTCCCAAGCTGGATCTTTGCATTCACTGGGATCGAAAGCAGCATCTCACCTTGAGTCAGTCTCTATGGCTAAATTAACCCATACAgaatgcacagagcaggagaaCCTGCAAGAAATCCTTCACCTTCATGGAGCTGCGGACAAGAATGGGGCCCACCAGCAGACAGAGACCTATGGGAGGCAGCATGAAACAGCTTCTTCTACATTTAAAAAGCCCTCAGTAACACTCAGGTCCCCTGAATTCAATGATTACTCAGAAACACCTTCCAAGTCATACAAAAAGAGAGGTTTAGAGATGATGAGGAAGCAAACCAGAGTTGAATATGATGACACCAGTAGCGATGATGAAGATAGGCTTGTTATAGAAATATAA